In a genomic window of Spirosoma agri:
- a CDS encoding sensor histidine kinase, translating into MLTDLYSSGLVDLLFEKSDDFNGIFDLVDERYTHVNRAGVAMLGYLSEQAFLADTLRSHSLRIRSLADEPQPSLIDRIKSGYHQEDLEINRQNGQPFWGHLTIHAFTTHGRPYALIRLVDQDRLRQAERDLEQNVRRYEAIFSNATIGIIVCDQHGRIVSVNQLADQLFGYETGELYGKTIEQLVPTSVSSYHEKLRHSFNANPQVRSMGHNRDLHAQRNDGSIFPVEISLSYFRLEDELYVVAYVIDITVKKAAERQLIEHRDHIERLNADLEQKVADRTHALMNTLDQLEQSKDELNKALAAERELGELKSRFVSMASHEFRTPLTTVLTSAALIEKYPAEEQQQKRQKHINRIRSSVNQLNDILEEFLSVGKLEEGRIETNPVAVDLTRLVNETVADMQSMLKDGQTIQTVLKSPESVWIDPSLLRKIMINLLSNAIKYSGPGSVVTVALQYDADWLTLRIRDQGVGISPDDQEHLFERFFRAKNVMTIAGTGLGLHIVRRYVDLMGGHVTLTSELNQGTTVLITLPYANHPAD; encoded by the coding sequence ATGCTCACCGATTTGTATTCAAGTGGGTTAGTAGACCTGCTGTTTGAGAAAAGCGACGATTTCAATGGGATCTTTGATCTGGTCGATGAGCGGTATACGCACGTCAATCGGGCGGGGGTGGCGATGCTGGGCTATCTGTCCGAACAGGCTTTTCTGGCCGATACCCTGCGTTCTCATTCGCTTCGGATCAGGTCGCTGGCAGACGAACCGCAACCTAGCCTGATCGATCGGATCAAAAGCGGATACCACCAGGAAGATCTGGAAATTAACCGACAGAATGGACAGCCATTTTGGGGCCACCTCACCATCCACGCGTTCACCACTCACGGCAGACCGTATGCCCTCATTCGGCTTGTCGACCAGGATCGGCTGCGTCAGGCCGAACGGGATCTTGAGCAGAACGTCCGTCGGTATGAAGCCATTTTCTCGAATGCCACCATCGGTATCATCGTTTGTGATCAGCACGGGCGGATTGTGTCCGTCAATCAGTTAGCCGATCAGCTGTTCGGGTACGAAACGGGCGAATTGTACGGGAAAACCATCGAACAGCTGGTGCCAACGAGCGTTAGTTCCTACCACGAAAAGTTGAGGCATTCCTTCAACGCGAATCCACAGGTGAGGTCGATGGGGCACAACCGCGATCTGCACGCCCAGCGCAACGACGGGTCGATATTTCCCGTCGAGATCAGTCTGAGCTATTTTCGGCTGGAAGATGAACTGTATGTGGTGGCGTACGTGATCGACATTACCGTAAAAAAAGCCGCTGAACGACAGCTCATCGAGCACCGCGACCACATTGAACGGCTCAATGCCGACCTGGAACAGAAAGTCGCAGACCGCACCCACGCGCTGATGAACACCCTCGACCAGCTGGAACAATCGAAGGATGAACTCAACAAAGCACTGGCGGCTGAGCGGGAGCTGGGGGAGTTGAAATCACGCTTCGTTTCGATGGCTTCCCACGAGTTTCGCACGCCCCTGACAACGGTGCTGACATCGGCCGCGCTCATCGAGAAATACCCCGCCGAAGAGCAGCAGCAAAAGCGGCAGAAACACATCAACCGGATACGCTCGTCGGTCAATCAGCTCAACGACATTCTCGAAGAGTTCCTGTCGGTGGGCAAGCTGGAAGAAGGCCGGATCGAAACGAACCCCGTTGCCGTTGACCTAACTCGTCTGGTGAACGAAACCGTGGCCGATATGCAGTCGATGCTGAAAGACGGGCAAACGATTCAAACGGTGCTTAAAAGCCCGGAGTCGGTGTGGATCGATCCGTCGCTGTTGCGAAAAATTATGATCAATCTGCTGTCCAATGCCATCAAATATTCCGGACCGGGCTCCGTCGTGACGGTAGCGTTGCAGTACGATGCTGACTGGTTGACCCTTCGCATCCGTGATCAGGGAGTGGGCATCTCGCCGGACGATCAGGAGCATCTGTTTGAACGCTTCTTTCGGGCTAAAAACGTTATGACTATTGCCGGTACGGGCCTGGGTCTGCACATTGTCAGGCGTTATGTTGACCTGATGGGCGGGCATGTCACCTTAACAAGCGAATTAAACCAGGGAACGACCGTTCTCATTACCCTTCCGTATGCAAACCATCCTGCTGATTGA
- a CDS encoding S24 family peptidase, producing MRIDEKKLQEIIDLGWTKSGFAKEAQMSRVTLDLILKFGVINRTKHWTGIQKALKLKPEYLSNPNDLILSRDDDAVPRTGNAVRDYITRVGNEAIPVDLVDETEITKNQSDNEYRDLDNGMVLMSMPLVPEYAYASYARGWKDPEYVVELPRYNIVLPKNEKGRFRAFEVWGDSMDDRSRDAICHGDIAIGRFVEPDLWRHKLFINGGTDYVIVTHDGLIIKRVIKHDIQEGIITCASVNPDKNEYPDFQVSLSEVYELYYIRKIDRDWNRR from the coding sequence ATGCGTATTGATGAGAAAAAACTACAGGAAATAATAGACTTAGGATGGACTAAGAGTGGGTTTGCTAAAGAGGCTCAGATGAGCCGTGTTACCCTAGATCTTATATTGAAGTTTGGAGTCATTAATAGAACTAAGCACTGGACAGGAATACAAAAGGCCTTAAAGCTTAAGCCTGAATACCTTTCAAATCCCAATGATTTAATACTATCGAGAGATGACGACGCGGTGCCTCGTACTGGCAACGCTGTACGTGATTATATAACCAGAGTCGGAAATGAGGCCATACCGGTTGATCTGGTTGATGAAACGGAGATAACGAAAAATCAATCCGACAATGAGTATCGGGATTTAGATAATGGAATGGTCTTGATGTCCATGCCCTTGGTTCCTGAGTATGCGTATGCTAGCTACGCTCGTGGATGGAAAGATCCTGAGTATGTAGTTGAATTGCCCAGATATAATATCGTTTTACCGAAAAATGAAAAAGGTAGATTCAGGGCATTTGAAGTGTGGGGAGATAGTATGGATGATAGGAGTCGTGACGCAATTTGTCATGGAGATATAGCCATTGGTCGGTTTGTCGAGCCTGATCTTTGGAGACACAAGCTATTTATAAACGGTGGAACTGATTATGTAATCGTAACCCATGATGGCCTGATCATTAAGCGGGTTATAAAACACGACATTCAGGAGGGTATAATAACCTGTGCATCGGTCAATCCTGATAAGAATGAATATCCAGATTTCCAGGTAAGTCTTAGTGAAGTGTATGAGCTGTACTACATTAGGAAAATAGATCGGGACTGGAATCGCAGATAG
- a CDS encoding FG-GAP-like repeat-containing protein, translating into MKHHLPVADSKKLCKTAPFQLISEPYIRLMLIIGLVSMTNLAWSQCFTTLTNQPWIYGPSVTVGDFNGDGIPDLAGGQGGDHIAVQLGNQNGGFGAVAFYSVGDHYTTWAEAVGDFNGDGKLDIAVACFHSGSLSILLGDGLGGFGTPTIIPVGASLTSVAVTDFNKDGKLDLVMADYAYNRVSMMLGDGRGGFNELTSINLDDPTSPVRAVSVGDFNVDGEMDLAIVRTNSVFVSIMLGKGARQFGAATNYFIGSAPISIGVGDFNLDGKQDLAVGLYWTQSVSVALGNGVGGFKTPTLIPASAGSVSVYDLNADGRPDLTTSGVTMLVNCTGVTNTPPQPVVNLTQVATVDTAFSYTVNAFIDQQTPNHLTYTASIQPANGFVFDAATRTIIGTPISSGVSSVTITATDPGGLSASTSFSITASPASTTGLSIAGVTGVSCLTISASKRQLIFTPYYSGQKAEPITFWVANEMMSTTAPGPYSLQLYTDNPTITLMAQQGGQPTTYRFEWLASCGTTPLPPTGFAITGVTPVSCQAVSTSEHLVRFTPQYRTQSSEPISFSVANELMVTTAVGPYNLRVYADNPVVTLWAQQGNESATYQYNWLAGCQNGARQGSESSDTFRVIVLGNPVIDQVEIEVQGADQQPLSFQVLSEQGQQQSQLHIQQARAVERHRLALGNQAGIYLLLVTTPTQHKTLKLVKH; encoded by the coding sequence ATGAAACATCATCTACCAGTTGCCGACAGCAAAAAGCTCTGTAAAACTGCGCCTTTCCAACTCATTTCGGAACCCTACATCCGGTTAATGCTCATCATTGGATTAGTTAGTATGACGAACTTGGCCTGGAGCCAGTGTTTTACTACCTTGACGAACCAACCCTGGATTTATGGCCCATCCGTGACCGTTGGTGACTTTAACGGGGATGGGATACCTGATCTGGCCGGTGGCCAAGGGGGAGACCATATTGCTGTTCAGCTAGGAAATCAAAATGGTGGTTTCGGTGCGGTTGCTTTTTATAGTGTAGGCGATCATTACACAACTTGGGCGGAAGCCGTAGGTGACTTCAACGGGGATGGCAAACTCGACATTGCGGTTGCCTGCTTTCATTCAGGTTCGTTGTCTATCTTACTTGGCGACGGCTTGGGCGGGTTTGGAACACCGACAATCATCCCCGTGGGTGCTTCCTTGACTTCGGTAGCGGTAACTGATTTTAACAAGGATGGCAAGTTAGACTTGGTAATGGCTGATTACGCATATAATCGCGTTTCAATGATGCTGGGTGATGGACGGGGTGGATTTAATGAGTTGACTTCGATTAACTTGGATGATCCTACTAGCCCAGTGCGTGCGGTGAGCGTAGGCGACTTCAACGTTGATGGCGAGATGGATCTGGCAATCGTGCGAACAAACTCGGTTTTTGTCTCGATTATGCTTGGTAAGGGGGCTCGACAGTTCGGTGCTGCTACTAACTATTTTATCGGCAGCGCCCCCATCAGCATTGGTGTAGGGGATTTCAACCTTGATGGGAAGCAGGATCTGGCAGTAGGTCTATACTGGACACAATCGGTATCAGTTGCACTGGGCAATGGTGTGGGCGGTTTTAAAACGCCTACCCTTATTCCGGCATCCGCAGGAAGCGTATCGGTGTATGATCTGAATGCCGATGGTCGCCCTGATCTGACTACGTCCGGCGTCACGATGTTAGTCAACTGTACGGGCGTAACCAATACACCACCCCAACCGGTGGTCAATCTGACACAGGTAGCCACAGTAGACACTGCTTTTTCTTATACGGTCAATGCGTTTATCGACCAACAGACACCGAACCATTTAACGTACACCGCCAGCATCCAGCCCGCCAACGGCTTCGTCTTTGATGCTGCCACTCGAACCATAATAGGTACTCCCATTTCAAGTGGCGTGAGCAGCGTCACGATTACAGCAACGGATCCGGGCGGACTCTCGGCCAGCACTAGCTTTAGCATTACCGCTAGCCCAGCTTCTACTACCGGCCTAAGTATCGCTGGGGTTACCGGCGTGAGCTGTCTGACGATCTCGGCCTCCAAACGGCAACTCATCTTCACCCCGTACTATAGTGGCCAGAAGGCGGAACCGATTACTTTCTGGGTTGCCAACGAGATGATGTCCACCACAGCTCCGGGGCCCTATAGCCTGCAACTCTACACGGATAACCCTACCATTACCCTGATGGCTCAACAGGGAGGTCAGCCAACTACCTACCGATTCGAGTGGCTGGCCAGTTGTGGCACTACGCCACTGCCACCCACCGGGTTTGCCATCACGGGGGTCACCCCGGTGAGCTGTCAGGCTGTTTCTACCAGTGAACACCTGGTTCGTTTTACTCCTCAGTACCGTACCCAGAGCAGTGAGCCGATCAGCTTCTCGGTGGCCAATGAGCTGATGGTAACTACGGCAGTGGGGCCTTACAACCTGCGCGTTTATGCGGACAATCCAGTTGTTACGCTATGGGCTCAGCAGGGCAACGAGTCGGCTACCTATCAGTATAATTGGCTGGCTGGTTGTCAAAACGGAGCCCGTCAAGGCAGTGAATCATCCGACACATTCCGCGTAATCGTATTGGGTAATCCTGTTATTGATCAGGTCGAGATTGAGGTGCAGGGAGCGGATCAGCAACCGTTATCGTTTCAGGTGCTCAGTGAACAGGGGCAACAGCAAAGTCAGTTGCATATTCAGCAGGCGAGAGCAGTAGAACGACATAGGTTGGCTCTTGGTAACCAGGCTGGCATATATTTATTACTCGTTACTACGCCTACGCAACACAAAACGCTTAAACTGGTTAAGCACTAA
- a CDS encoding YopX family protein: MRSIKKFRVWHAPSRRMYFHELVALTAESIALLDGTVLPMSECELVQNTGKRDREQTDLYEGDIVLYHYQNEDHSESYACYYVAEFQDGSFGLRSGFGKDEDDFNPFNEIRVTEIIVGNCFQHPDLLDLVNQSKNFSGLDEIRALGLPYQSVKNQQIQKLLSQPAL, translated from the coding sequence ATGCGATCAATAAAGAAGTTTCGCGTTTGGCACGCTCCATCGCGTCGGATGTATTTTCATGAACTAGTCGCGCTGACGGCAGAATCAATAGCCCTACTGGACGGAACGGTATTGCCGATGTCGGAATGTGAGCTGGTTCAGAATACGGGTAAACGGGATCGTGAACAAACGGACTTGTATGAAGGCGATATCGTGCTGTATCACTATCAGAATGAGGATCACAGTGAAAGCTACGCCTGTTACTATGTAGCCGAATTTCAGGATGGTTCGTTTGGTTTGCGCTCCGGATTCGGTAAGGATGAAGACGATTTCAATCCCTTCAATGAGATCCGGGTTACTGAAATCATTGTTGGCAACTGCTTTCAACATCCGGACTTACTGGATCTGGTCAATCAGAGTAAAAACTTCTCCGGCCTCGATGAGATCAGGGCGTTGGGCCTACCCTACCAGTCGGTTAAAAATCAACAGATCCAAAAACTCCTTAGCCAGCCTGCGTTATGA
- a CDS encoding MFS transporter: MPDTSRTTFHLLVIVFAQFAGTSLWFAGNAVLPELQSVLHAPELTSWITSAVQLGFITGTFLYALFAIPDRFRSTSVFLVSVSLAAAVNLIWLVFPLNAETVLTSRFMTGFFLAGVYPVGMKIAADRFKTGLGRAMGFLVGALVLGTAFPYLLRGLGGSVPYRTLLLSVSLLAIGGGVFLTLLVPVTHTLVRGNRFRVQALVALGKPSAFRPAMLGYFGHMWELYTFWAFLPILIRYYHEQHPDITLSNPLWTFGTIAAGAVGCVGGGLLALRIGSGRVARSLLLTSTLCILLVPFSLALPPFLFGLFLLVWGAAAAGDSPQFSTLVASRATSENRGSVLTLVTCFGFLLTVLSIQLMAGLAASAGISGWLFYSLLPGPIAGLWAMRRSR; this comes from the coding sequence ATGCCCGATACCTCCCGTACGACTTTTCATTTGCTGGTTATTGTATTCGCGCAGTTTGCGGGTACGTCCCTCTGGTTTGCCGGTAATGCCGTTTTGCCCGAACTTCAATCGGTGCTACACGCGCCGGAACTGACGAGCTGGATTACATCGGCGGTGCAACTGGGCTTCATCACGGGTACGTTTCTCTATGCGCTGTTTGCTATTCCGGATCGCTTTCGGTCGACATCGGTTTTTCTGGTATCCGTATCCCTGGCGGCTGCCGTTAACCTAATCTGGCTGGTGTTCCCGCTTAACGCCGAAACGGTTCTGACAAGCCGATTCATGACCGGCTTCTTTCTGGCGGGTGTTTATCCCGTTGGGATGAAGATTGCCGCCGACCGATTCAAGACTGGCCTGGGAAGAGCGATGGGGTTTCTGGTCGGGGCCCTGGTGTTGGGCACGGCTTTTCCCTATCTGCTGCGTGGACTTGGCGGTAGCGTGCCCTATCGGACGTTGCTACTGTCAGTTAGTTTGTTGGCGATCGGTGGGGGTGTATTCCTGACGCTCCTGGTGCCCGTAACGCATACGCTTGTCCGGGGTAATCGGTTTCGGGTTCAGGCACTGGTGGCATTGGGCAAACCATCGGCTTTTCGACCGGCCATGCTGGGCTACTTCGGCCACATGTGGGAGCTGTATACGTTCTGGGCTTTTCTGCCAATCCTGATCCGTTACTACCATGAGCAACATCCTGACATTACGCTGTCGAACCCCTTATGGACGTTCGGTACGATTGCTGCGGGGGCTGTGGGCTGCGTGGGTGGCGGATTGCTTGCCTTGCGGATTGGTAGTGGGCGGGTGGCTCGTTCTTTGCTGCTGACTTCAACGTTGTGTATTCTGCTGGTTCCGTTTTCGCTGGCCCTGCCGCCTTTTCTGTTTGGTTTGTTCCTGCTGGTGTGGGGAGCGGCAGCCGCAGGCGATTCGCCCCAGTTTTCGACGTTGGTTGCCAGTCGCGCCACGAGTGAAAACCGGGGCAGTGTCCTGACACTGGTTACCTGCTTTGGTTTTTTACTGACCGTGCTGTCGATCCAGCTGATGGCCGGGTTGGCCGCTTCCGCCGGCATATCGGGCTGGCTGTTTTATAGCCTGCTGCCCGGCCCAATTGCAGGACTTTGGGCTATGCGTCGCAGCCGATAG
- a CDS encoding acyl-CoA desaturase, translating to MIILAFFLAHWYLSVLMQTLFLHRYAAHQMFTMSRRWEKIFYVLTFVGQGSSFLSPRAYGIMHRLHHAHADTEHDPHSPQYSKNLFDMMWKTRLFYSEIRNDRDTIPAKFKKGVPNWTWMEHFGSRWSVRIAWGTVYTLVYIQFATTPWLFLLLPIHFLMGPIHGAIINWYAHRYGYTNFAVDDTAKNLLPFDFLMMGESYHNNHHKYGGRANFGGFRWHEFDPAYPVLKMLDALKIIRLRTGRDEAYM from the coding sequence ATGATCATCCTCGCGTTCTTTTTAGCACACTGGTATCTGTCGGTGTTGATGCAGACCTTATTCTTACACCGCTACGCGGCCCATCAGATGTTTACGATGAGCCGACGCTGGGAGAAAATTTTTTACGTGCTGACTTTCGTTGGGCAGGGTTCTTCGTTTCTGAGTCCGCGCGCCTACGGTATCATGCACCGGTTGCACCACGCCCACGCCGATACGGAACACGACCCGCATTCCCCGCAGTATTCGAAGAACCTGTTCGACATGATGTGGAAGACGCGGCTCTTCTACAGCGAGATCAGGAACGATCGGGATACGATTCCGGCCAAATTCAAAAAAGGCGTACCCAACTGGACATGGATGGAGCATTTTGGCAGTCGGTGGTCGGTCCGGATAGCCTGGGGAACGGTCTACACGCTGGTGTATATCCAGTTTGCCACAACGCCCTGGCTTTTTCTGCTACTACCGATCCATTTTCTGATGGGGCCCATTCACGGAGCGATCATCAATTGGTACGCGCACCGGTATGGCTACACGAATTTTGCGGTCGATGATACGGCGAAAAACTTGCTCCCGTTCGATTTTCTGATGATGGGCGAATCCTATCACAACAACCACCACAAATATGGCGGACGCGCCAATTTCGGCGGTTTCCGCTGGCACGAATTCGACCCGGCATACCCGGTATTAAAAATGCTAGACGCCCTAAAAATCATTCGGTTACGCACCGGACGCGACGAAGCCTATATGTAA
- a CDS encoding DUF2806 domain-containing protein translates to MAEEIPNDSSFDLSKITTSDVLSTLDGIPLPPTIKKSLWKSVGSLITGLVEWPVAYLEAKTEALRGETAALSLIRQTASQAVANEFGQDKGLIDRSVNYYGSKLLKEQINRESITKKAIEELTENPPEKDSTEEIDSDWLDMFSRIAETKSNEDVQLFLSKILAGEIRNPGTFSPRTIQTLSLLDRKTAEIFQAFCNVSFNIPSLSDNMTFVIWDPFDKPGMNGLKEIGLSYENLTQLQDYGVVQYEFDSTLKFPLKTLELPIIVGNTNLRFKTTEELPEETLNFNILNFSQVGIELRKVLHITSNPIYNEKFIEWIIGRFKLIQVAE, encoded by the coding sequence ATGGCTGAGGAAATACCCAACGATTCTTCGTTCGATTTATCGAAAATCACCACATCAGATGTGCTTTCTACACTTGATGGCATACCCTTGCCACCGACCATAAAGAAAAGCCTATGGAAATCAGTTGGGAGTTTAATAACAGGTTTGGTAGAATGGCCAGTAGCTTATTTAGAAGCAAAGACAGAGGCATTAAGAGGAGAGACGGCGGCCTTGAGCCTAATCAGACAAACGGCATCACAGGCAGTGGCCAATGAATTCGGCCAAGATAAGGGACTTATTGACCGGTCTGTTAATTATTATGGTTCAAAGCTTCTGAAAGAGCAAATCAACCGGGAAAGTATCACTAAAAAGGCAATCGAAGAGTTAACAGAAAATCCGCCCGAAAAAGATTCAACGGAAGAGATTGACTCTGATTGGCTTGATATGTTTTCTCGGATCGCTGAGACAAAGTCTAATGAGGACGTTCAGCTTTTTCTGTCAAAAATACTCGCTGGCGAAATTAGAAATCCAGGAACATTTAGCCCTAGGACAATTCAGACGCTTTCACTCCTTGACCGTAAAACGGCAGAAATATTTCAAGCATTTTGTAATGTCAGCTTCAATATACCAAGTTTAAGCGATAATATGACATTTGTTATCTGGGATCCATTTGATAAGCCCGGTATGAATGGCTTAAAGGAAATAGGTTTATCTTATGAAAACTTAACTCAACTTCAGGATTATGGGGTGGTTCAGTACGAGTTTGATTCAACTCTAAAATTTCCACTAAAGACTTTAGAACTGCCAATAATAGTAGGTAATACAAATTTAAGATTTAAGACTACTGAAGAACTACCCGAAGAGACTTTAAACTTCAATATTTTAAATTTTTCACAAGTAGGAATTGAACTAAGAAAAGTATTACATATTACAAGCAATCCTATTTATAATGAAAAATTTATCGAATGGATTATAGGTAGATTTAAATTAATACAAGTTGCGGAATAA
- a CDS encoding porin family protein yields the protein MKNLIKSVLVASALVLGNEAYAQVRLGIKAGINASTIHIPALESGVSVEPQVAFQGGVLLDMPMTKSFSLQPALLISTKGSKVNSLLIDGNSGSVISPINNSIKLVYAEIPVLALFRGRISQSIRFYGGVGPYVGIGLGGRLSSSYAPIAERDVVFGSGDIGNNSFRRVDYGASAAAGIELKRLSVGVNYNYGLVDLGSALIKSYHRTLGITAGFWLAKPHL from the coding sequence ATGAAAAATCTAATCAAATCGGTTTTAGTAGCCAGTGCGCTAGTTCTCGGTAACGAAGCTTATGCCCAAGTTCGCCTGGGTATCAAAGCTGGTATAAACGCATCCACTATCCATATACCTGCACTTGAGTCAGGTGTCTCGGTTGAGCCGCAAGTCGCTTTTCAGGGGGGAGTCCTCCTTGATATGCCAATGACTAAGTCCTTCTCGTTACAGCCGGCACTGCTGATTAGTACAAAGGGCAGTAAAGTCAACTCCCTCTTAATTGATGGCAATTCCGGATCGGTCATTAGTCCAATTAACAACTCAATCAAACTGGTTTACGCTGAGATTCCGGTTTTAGCGTTATTTCGAGGTCGTATCAGTCAGTCAATTCGCTTCTATGGGGGAGTTGGCCCGTATGTAGGGATTGGTTTAGGGGGTAGGTTAAGCTCTTCCTACGCCCCCATCGCTGAGCGTGATGTGGTTTTTGGTTCCGGCGATATAGGCAATAATAGCTTTAGACGGGTTGATTATGGGGCCAGCGCGGCAGCTGGTATCGAACTTAAGCGGCTCTCGGTGGGGGTTAACTATAATTATGGCCTGGTTGATCTAGGAAGTGCTTTGATTAAATCGTACCATCGAACCCTGGGAATAACCGCTGGTTTTTGGTTGGCCAAGCCCCACTTATGA
- a CDS encoding TlpA family protein disulfide reductase, whose protein sequence is MRSCLCTPVLVSVSTLVCLLLAGSPISYAQNNTLKQCGETLHKTRQALTASKTSNQAGLVPLFDPNAQKLQQSYDEWANCVKGQKAPLSSFQTLRGESYDTNSLAGKILVVNFWFTSCAPCIAEMPAMNKLVEEYKGKDVLFLGFATDRVATLKPAFFEQHPFSFKIIAESSSIASSFQVMGYPTTYIIDQQGIIRQAWLGFAGNGMDQLAPYHKAKESIDRLLTTANK, encoded by the coding sequence ATGCGTTCCTGCCTCTGCACTCCTGTACTGGTATCGGTATCTACATTGGTTTGCCTGCTTCTCGCAGGGAGCCCAATCTCGTATGCGCAAAACAACACCCTGAAACAATGCGGGGAAACCCTGCATAAAACCAGGCAAGCCTTGACGGCGAGCAAGACCTCCAATCAAGCCGGGCTTGTTCCGCTTTTCGACCCCAACGCTCAAAAGCTACAACAGAGTTATGACGAGTGGGCCAACTGTGTGAAAGGCCAGAAAGCACCCCTGTCCTCTTTTCAGACGCTACGTGGTGAATCGTACGACACCAACTCGTTAGCGGGGAAGATATTGGTGGTAAATTTTTGGTTTACAAGCTGTGCCCCCTGCATCGCTGAGATGCCAGCGATGAATAAGCTGGTGGAGGAATACAAGGGTAAAGACGTTCTCTTTCTCGGTTTTGCAACCGACAGAGTAGCCACGCTAAAGCCTGCGTTTTTTGAGCAGCATCCGTTCAGTTTCAAAATTATTGCCGAATCCAGTAGCATAGCTTCCTCCTTTCAGGTCATGGGCTATCCGACCACCTACATCATCGATCAGCAAGGAATTATCCGTCAAGCCTGGCTTGGGTTTGCCGGTAATGGAATGGACCAATTAGCGCCCTATCACAAAGCGAAAGAGTCGATCGATAGGCTATTGACAACGGCTAATAAGTAG
- a CDS encoding response regulator, giving the protein MQTILLIEDNDDIRDNTAEILELTGYTVLTAENGKLGVEKALDTKPDLVICDIMMPVLDGYGVLRIFNKNPQLSGVPFIFLTAKTERSEFRKGMELGADDYLTKPFDESELLSAIEGRLNRFQHLHPERNQAETQRREEGLTQFLVDAARQVGTLQSLSANRKAHTVRKKQYVYSEGDEPTRLYFLKAGKVKTVRTNTDGKELITGLYNAGDFFGYFALLENGNYTDSAVTLEETELIYIAREDFQQLIQANPAVGQQFIKLLAGQVGEREKQLLAMAYSSLRRRVANTLLRLHEQQPDQVIQLSRDDLAATIGTATESLIRTLSEFKQDGLIEVIPSGGIRLLQPDRLRRANW; this is encoded by the coding sequence ATGCAAACCATCCTGCTGATTGAAGACAACGACGATATTCGCGACAACACCGCCGAGATCCTGGAACTGACCGGTTATACCGTACTAACGGCTGAAAACGGCAAACTAGGCGTCGAAAAAGCGTTGGATACGAAACCCGATCTGGTCATCTGCGACATCATGATGCCGGTGCTCGATGGCTATGGTGTCTTGCGCATTTTCAATAAAAATCCACAATTATCGGGGGTGCCGTTCATTTTTTTGACGGCCAAAACCGAACGGTCTGAGTTTCGGAAAGGCATGGAGCTGGGGGCCGACGACTACCTGACCAAACCGTTCGATGAGTCGGAACTGCTCAGTGCCATCGAGGGACGACTGAACCGGTTTCAACATCTTCACCCTGAGCGTAACCAGGCTGAAACGCAACGTCGGGAAGAGGGGCTGACGCAGTTTCTTGTCGATGCGGCCAGGCAGGTCGGTACGCTCCAAAGCCTGTCGGCGAATCGTAAAGCGCACACCGTTCGCAAGAAGCAGTACGTGTATTCGGAGGGCGATGAACCCACGCGGCTGTATTTTCTCAAAGCGGGCAAGGTGAAGACCGTTCGCACCAATACCGACGGGAAAGAGCTGATCACGGGCCTTTATAATGCCGGAGATTTTTTCGGTTATTTTGCCTTATTGGAGAATGGCAACTACACCGATTCCGCCGTGACGCTGGAAGAAACGGAATTGATATACATCGCCAGGGAGGATTTTCAGCAACTGATACAGGCCAATCCGGCAGTTGGTCAACAGTTTATTAAGCTGCTGGCGGGACAGGTGGGCGAGCGGGAGAAGCAGTTGTTGGCAATGGCCTACAGTTCGCTCCGGCGTCGGGTGGCGAATACGCTGCTCCGGCTCCATGAGCAACAGCCCGATCAGGTGATTCAGCTTTCGCGCGACGATCTGGCCGCTACCATCGGCACCGCAACCGAATCGCTCATACGAACGTTGAGTGAGTTTAAACAGGATGGACTGATCGAGGTAATACCGTCGGGCGGTATTCGACTGCTACAACCCGATAGGCTACGACGAGCTAACTGGTAG